A stretch of DNA from Deltaproteobacteria bacterium:
TTGGGGTATTGTGTCCAGCCTTCGGATACCCCACAAACCTTAAAGCATTTTCGGCCTCCACGGGCGATGAGCCGGGAGGAAATAGAGAATGCGATCTCCGATCATGCCCAAGCCGCCGAGCGCGCCGTCAGGGCCGGTTATGACGGCGTTGAGGTGACCAGTTTCCTCGGATATTTGATGAGTTGTTTTCTGTCTCCCTTTACCAACAAGCGGACGGATGCCTACGGCGGCTCGGTGGAAAAACGGGCCCGCTTTATGGTGGAGATCATTCAAGCGCTGCGCAAGGCCGTGGGACCTGATCGACTGGTGATCATCCGTCTTAATGGGACCGAGCTTATGGACGAATATGGGGGGAATACAGAAGAAGAATGCCTGGAGATTATGCGCATCGCAGCGCATTCCGGAGTGGACCTGATCAGCATGGTAATCGGCTGGCATGAATCCCGGCAGGGCGCCCTCGGACGAGACATAAGTCGGACTGAATGGTTACATTTGGCCGAAAAAGCTAAGAAAACCATTGGCGACGTTCCGCTAGCCTTTGGCCCGCGGCTTTCCGATCCCTGGGAGGCCGATAAGGCGATCGCTAACGGCGTGTTCGACTACTGGGAAATCTGCCGACCGCTCCTCAGCGATCCGGAAATGATCCATAAAATCAATAACGGAGCCCCCGAGCGGGTCAAACCGTGTATCGGATGTATGCTCTGTCTGGCCAAGATGTTTTACAACCAGCCCTATATCTGTTCCGTGAACCCCCGGCTTGGACATGAGGTCGAGCCCGAATATTCCATATCGCCGGCCGCGGTCCGGAAAAAAGTCATGGTGGTCGGGGGAGGGCCGGGCGGTCTTGAAGCCGCCATCGCCGCTGCCCAGCGGGGCCATGAAGTGACCCTATTCGAAGCCTCCGATGAACTTGGCGGCGGACTCATTCCCTCATCGAAAGACATCTCCGGCGGTGAAGTCCTGCAGGAACTCCTGCAGTATTATAAATACCGTTTGGAAGACCTGGACATACCCGTTCGGCTCAATACGCCGGTTAATCAGCGGGTGGCCGCACAATTCGACCCTGATGTAGTCGTCTTAGCCACTGGAGCGACGGTAAAAAAACCCGTTATCCCGGGAATAGATACGGAAATCGTCTATGATGCCTGGAAGGTCCTGTCTGCCGGATATCCGGCCAAGGCCGGACCACAGGCGGTCATACTGGGTGGTGGCAAGATCGGGTTGACCGTGGCTGAGGTCCTGGCCGAGCAAGGGAAAAAACCGGTCATTGTCGAAGCCAACAAGAGGGTCGATTTTGATGTGTCCATGACCTTCAAATGGCGTCACACCGCCCTGGTCAAAAAGCTCAACATCAAAACCTTCACGGGGGCCAAGCCCCTGAGCATCGAAAATGGTTCGGTGATGGTCCAGGACAAAGATGGCAAAAATCTGAGCCTGCCGGCGGATGTAGTCATTTTGGCCGGCCCCGTCCAGTCCCGCCAGGAACTGACGACCGATCTCGAATATTTTTGTGACGAATTGTATGTTATCGGCGATGCCATGGTTCCCAGAAGCTTATACAACGCTATTCATGACGGTTTTAAGTTGGGGACGCGTATTTAGCCATTACAGCACCTTTTTTCGGCAGCCCAGGTGACGGGAGGCTGCTTAATTATTTGTTTAAGGAGGATAACGACTATGGAAGGCTTTACGCCTTGGCCGAAGGAATTCGCCGATAAATATCGGGCTGCGGGGTACTGGCTCGATCGAACCATCAGCGAGGTCCTGGATGAATGTTTTGTAAAGTTCGGACCTCGAGTGGCCCTGATTACCTCTGGAGGCCGGGAATTCACCTATGAAGATCTGGGCCATCTCGTCACCCGCCTGGCCCTTCACCTGGTCAATCTGGGATTGCGTCCCTACGACCGCCTGATCCTGCAGATGCCGAACATTGCCGAGGTAGTCATCACTTATCTGGCCACGCTGAAAGCCGGTGGCATTCCTATTATGGCCTTATTTGCCCACCGGGAGGCTGAAATCAACTATTTTGCCGAGCTTTCCCAGGCCCGGGCCATAGCCATTGGCGCCAGTTGGCGGGGGTTCGATTATCAGGAGATGGCCACCCAGGTCCGAAGCAAGAATTCTCAAATGGAGATGGTCCTGGTCGCCGGAGGAGATCCCCAGGGAGACGGCCATTCGATCGATGCCCTGCTAAAGGATCCCATCGAACAGCGGCTCAAGGCGAGCAGCCTTCCCCATCCGGCTCCGGACCTCCCGGCGGTTCTGCTCCTTTCCGGTGGAACCACCGGTATTCCCAAACTGATCCCCAGAACCCACAATGATTATGTTTATAATTTCAGGTGTAATGCCGAGATATGCCGCCTCAACGAAAACACCGTTTCTCTCATTGCTATTCCGCAGGAACACAATTTTGCCGTCGCTTGTCCGGGTTTGCAGGGGGTGCTGTCTAAAGGCGGTTGTGAAGTGCTCGCGGAAAATCCTGCTCCCGAGGAGATGATGGCCCTTATCGCCAGGTATCGGGTGACGCATTGCGTGGCCGTACCGACCATGATCGTGGGTATGCTGAACCATCCCAACCGCCGGCAGTATGATTTGAGCTCATTGGAAGTCATTTTAACCGGCGGCTCCAAGTTAAACCCGGAAATCGCCCTGCGGATTAAACCGGAGCTGGGGTGTGATGTGCAGCAGGTCCTGGGCATGGCGGAGGGGCCCCTGTACTGGACGCGCC
This window harbors:
- a CDS encoding FAD-dependent oxidoreductase, whose amino-acid sequence is MPKSDFSHIFEKSRIGKYEIQNRIKYAACCVSNFNTRDGFLTEREFARDQVIAQTGAAIMTNQGAYPDSLGEGKAYHSQLCINDDKYIPGLSRIAGLFHAHEALAIQQILHGGRYGGIDLGYCVQPSDTPQTLKHFRPPRAMSREEIENAISDHAQAAERAVRAGYDGVEVTSFLGYLMSCFLSPFTNKRTDAYGGSVEKRARFMVEIIQALRKAVGPDRLVIIRLNGTELMDEYGGNTEEECLEIMRIAAHSGVDLISMVIGWHESRQGALGRDISRTEWLHLAEKAKKTIGDVPLAFGPRLSDPWEADKAIANGVFDYWEICRPLLSDPEMIHKINNGAPERVKPCIGCMLCLAKMFYNQPYICSVNPRLGHEVEPEYSISPAAVRKKVMVVGGGPGGLEAAIAAAQRGHEVTLFEASDELGGGLIPSSKDISGGEVLQELLQYYKYRLEDLDIPVRLNTPVNQRVAAQFDPDVVVLATGATVKKPVIPGIDTEIVYDAWKVLSAGYPAKAGPQAVILGGGKIGLTVAEVLAEQGKKPVIVEANKRVDFDVSMTFKWRHTALVKKLNIKTFTGAKPLSIENGSVMVQDKDGKNLSLPADVVILAGPVQSRQELTTDLEYFCDELYVIGDAMVPRSLYNAIHDGFKLGTRI
- a CDS encoding AMP-binding protein translates to MEGFTPWPKEFADKYRAAGYWLDRTISEVLDECFVKFGPRVALITSGGREFTYEDLGHLVTRLALHLVNLGLRPYDRLILQMPNIAEVVITYLATLKAGGIPIMALFAHREAEINYFAELSQARAIAIGASWRGFDYQEMATQVRSKNSQMEMVLVAGGDPQGDGHSIDALLKDPIEQRLKASSLPHPAPDLPAVLLLSGGTTGIPKLIPRTHNDYVYNFRCNAEICRLNENTVSLIAIPQEHNFAVACPGLQGVLSKGGCEVLAENPAPEEMMALIARYRVTHCVAVPTMIVGMLNHPNRRQYDLSSLEVILTGGSKLNPEIALRIKPELGCDVQQVLGMAEGPLYWTRRDDPQEVKLYTQGRPQSPGDEFKIVDPAIGKEVPSGEVGELWCRGPHTIRGYYRAPEHNAKAFTADGYYQSGDLVRLHPTGNVIVEGRIKDCINRGGEKISAEEVENHILAHPAVANCAYIAMPDALLGERACVYVISRPGSSITIKALNDFLLQERKIAKFKLPERLEIVDSFPLTAVGKINKKALRQMIAEKITQEQP